The nucleotide sequence TATGGTGTCTCAATTGAGAACATGAAGGCCAGCAACTTTCCTCCTGCTGGCTAGGGTCACTTATCACAATATTATTGACTAGAAGTTTTCATTTCAATTTGTAACAAATGAAAGTTTACACTTTCAGGCGATATAATGATTAACGAACTCCTTTGAATGACTACAGTCAAAAGAATCCCCTTTGATATATTAACATGAATTGAAATCATGAGGAGTTAATGCTGATAAATTTGGATCTCCGATAGTCGTTCAAGGCAcacatttttttcaaaattcacTTTCCAAGACCAGAAACTTCTGAAaactttgatcattttcatataAGAAGGATATATAACATATAGTAGTATTCTTGTAACCAAACACAATGTTGAACTAGAATCAATAAGCAAAACAAGGATTGTAGACGATTTATAAACAGTGAAGAGTACAAAACATAATCTGGTCCATATAAGTTTCACAAATTAAGATTCACTGTTTATGGACCAGATTCTGTAATTTATAAGATAATGATGCCTTACAAATTATTGTGAAACTTCATTTATGGCCATTTGATGCCTTACAATAAGATAATGAACGATCAGAAAGGAATTATCTCTATCTACCTTTCCTGGCTACATCATCCAGGATTATGCATATATGCAGGGGCATTAGTGCGATAGCATAACTTAGCGACCTCTATCTGTGAATTCTGAAACTGTAGTAGATTTTTTCTTCTGTACAAGCAAATAGCGTATAAGACTTCTATGGAACAAGTGCTTCTTCACTTTAATTTTGGAATAATATTCACTGCAATGCCCATCATACAGTGGCATTCTTGTTGGAAGCTAGCTAAGATTTATGTTAAATTCATGATTTCCTCTCACAGAATGCTTCTATCTGCAAATCACTGCACTGCTTCTAGCTAGATATACCATTCTGAATCTTGCAACTAGTTTGCAGAAGTATTATATTGCTCATTACAAACTTTtaacttatttttttctttactgtACATGTAGAGTTGTGAATTCTCTGAGACTTGAAAGACTTAACTTTTAATAAGTGCTGATATATGAAATTCTCATATTTGATTTCTGGAAAGGAATTGAATACAtaagttattttttaaaaaatttgactctatGAAGTTACAAGTACTAATTGTCATCTAAAAGAGATCCAGACTTTAAATATACTTTAGCAACGTATTGTGATTAAATCTTCTTCTACCTTTTATGCTTGCTAGCATTTGAAATATAGTTTCTGATACTACTGTGCTACTCAGGTTAAGCATCAGAAGTCACGTGCAGAAGAATGCTGTTTGAAAATCATCATAGACCAGTTAAAGAGCTCTGATTTTCCTCCGCTTATAGATGTTTTATCTATGTCCAATTTATCTGAGATTGATGCAGTTGATGTATGGCAGAAGTCATCTTATATCTTGTTAGATGGAGAATATGTTCTGTCTTTGCTTCGTGCAGTCAACCAGAAGCTTCGGATGATTGATCTCGTTGATTCGTCATCCTGGAAAGATGTTTTGCAGTATGTTTCACTATACTTcttaaaattttctttggttttaatctttctgttcaattCTCAAACTATATTTAACTATGCCAATTCATTAACTCCATCCTTACCCGGTCTGCTAATTTGATTGCTGGAAAGAACTAAACTCCTTGTCTTTTTTCTATCCTTCTCCTAAGAATATTAGACATGAATTTAAACCTTCTATATCTTACTTTTTGATACAAATGATGGTTTTTTCTTGTAAAAGAATTGAGGACAAGGAAGTAATCTGCCAAGCAAAAATTACCATGTTTAATTTAATGAGATGCATGTGACCTGGTCACCAAGGAAGCCTGAAGACAAATAAAGGTGCTGCCAGTGCCATGGCACAGGGAATTGAAGAGCTGGTTCGAACtgcaagttttattatagatgCTATGTTGCAATTAGATTTGTTACCTCTGCTGTTTAAAAGTTGAGAGAATTTTAGCTTTAGCACATCATAATGCCCAACCTCCTTATAGTAGTTTCAGTGAACAAGGTTATATTGCGATGCGTTCAAGAAACACAAGATGGTGCAAAAGGTATTCTTATATATGCTGAGGTGGAAAAACTAGTGATTGGAAATACAGTTATAAACATTGAGGAAGGAGTTCTGAAATGGTTACAATAAACTGataattaaataatatatatgacTTAGGGGTGTAAGAGATGAGGGAAAAAAGTATTACTCTTATTACTTTGTATTCTATTGCACTCATCTCTGGCTGCATACAGTTGATTATGGGGCTTTTGTAATGCACCATAAAAAGGAAAATTTAAAGTTGCACCCTATGTTTGGCTATATAATTCAGATTTTCTTGCACGTAAGCTGAAGTGTCGTACAAGAACACTGAAAGCTTGGACTAAAAAGAAGTGTTGCTGCAGAAAAGGTTGTCAGGTAAGCCAGCTGACTCTCTACAATGGATAGAGTACTGGAGGGATGGAGTTCATCAGATCTTGCATTTTCATGGAGAAAGTTGTAATTTTAACCTGATTTAGCTAGGATGAACATGTTAGGTGGGCTGCTTGACCGATGTTTGATGCACCTTGGTTGGTTAAGAAAAACTGTGCTTGCGTATGTCAGTGCATGCAGCTTCCCTAGCATGTTCATCTCCTACTGATTTCAACTGGTGCAGCAGCCAAGTGCATCCTTCTTGATCAAGCAATTGTCAGCTGTATGCTAGGTGCCTAGGAAGCTAGAATAAATGAACTAAATAAATCAAGGAATAATATCCTTGAGTTTGAATCATTTTCCCAAGGATTTCAAGTGCCATTGTTACGGGCATGCAATGTACTGATGATTAAGCAGCAAAGGATGCAAGCTGACCATGACACACCAATTTAAGAAGGTCATGCAAATAAAGAATTATCATCTTATCTGCCGAAAAAATGAGTTGCAAGATTTAAAAAATTCGGTCCGGCTCGGCCTACCTTGCTCTTGAGTGTTATGAAGATttaaaaaattcttcttttgtttgGCTTCTGTTTGCATGGCAGAGTCGAGTTTTGCTGGTTAAAATTATTCCATAAATCCTTCTATCACAACTAGAAGAAATTGTCTAATTGTCTCAAATCGCCAAGCCAGGGATTGGTTCCTTTTGAggattttttttggattggttgctaattttgaaattttatttataGAGACGCTTATAGTGGTTTGGACTTTATACAAATTGTTAAGATAGTTTATGAGTTCTTAGTTCTTAGTCAAGTGCTGTTGGGAGAATTTGGTCTTTCAATATAACGAAATTGTCTTGATTGATCATGGCAAAAATAACCTGGGAAATGTTTGATGTTAGTGTGTTATAATTGTAGATATACTACTAATTCATGTATCATATTAACAAACGATGTGATATTGTCATGGCCTACTATATGAAGCTATAATATGTTTAGTAACTTTTTCTTTAAATTGATGGTTTAATACTGAGATCTTATTCGACAAGTGCGAGTATTGAAGATAATTCCGCCCacattatcaaagaaaataaataattctGGTTATGAAAGTGATTTtcgccttataaatatttcttctaAATTTCATAGTATTATTATTTTGCAGGCTACTTCTTATCTACTTATCGATGATTTTTCAGTATCACGCGTTTTTACTGTGATGTAGTCTAGTAGTCACCATATTCCTTCGGATGAATTGGAACTAAAATGCAAATTTAGCAGAAATCACAGATTGTAGGCTTACTGTTCATTGCTAATACActaaattcatcataagagagcATCATGGTTTTGCTGATTTGATTTTGCAGTTGTTGAAATTGGACAGAATTTGATCTGATTTTTGTCATTAAATTATGCGTTTGTCAACTACTGGTCACAATTGCTGCCAAACTACTGATGCCAATAGATAATAGATCAGTATTCTATAGCTTCACTCAATATCTAACATGTGCTTAGGATTCTCATTACAGTTCTACAACTTGCTCctagcttcttctatgttttaaatttattgtaTATATGTCTCTGAGTTCTTGTGGTATATTATCTAAACTTCCAGGATTATTTTGGTGATATGAAGAAATACCTTGTCTCTCATTCTTTTTCCCTTCCAAACTCAGTTGCATGTTTTTAATgccagatttttatcttttatttttttattatatattttttccatTACATGCTTTAGTTACTTTGATTTTTGTTCTGCTGGATACCATCAGAATTTGCTATTCTATTTCAGCTCTTCTTGATCACATATCAAGTTAAATGTAGTTCTGGTTGTGTTAAAATTTTTGTAATTCTGACATAATTATGGTCCTTATGTAATTCCTCTATTCCCAGTGATATTTACCAAAAAGGGATAACATGCCAGATTTTAAACTTGCGCTTCTCTCCTATTCAGAAGCTCAGCATGACCGGGAAATTCATGCAGCTGCACACTCTTAAACTGGACTTCAGTGTTCATCTGACCAGTTTCCATGCAAGTTGCTTTAGTTGCATGCCAAAGCTAATGCGGCTCTCTATGTGTGACACAAGAGTTACCAATCTTTGGATGACAAGTGCTGCACTATCAAAACTACATTCCTTGGTGGAACTACGTTTCCAGAGTTGTTTGTGTTGCTATGATACTGGGCCATGTTCTGGCAAGAGAGTGACTTCATATGCTTATGAGAAAATTGGATCTTCTTCACATCATTGTTACTCTTACCCTGAATCACTCTCTGTGACCAATGAGAACTTTCGATTGCAAAATATGCAAGAATCTAGCATCGATAGAAGTCCCAGCACTCTATATTCTGATGATGACTCCTTTACAAATCATGAATTGCATCAAAGCACATCTGAGGAATCATCAGCTGAAAGCGACCTAGATATTTCAAGTGATACACAAAGCATTGATAACTGGACAGACATATCCCAGGATTCTGATCATGAGTTGGATGGACGGACCAATTCAGAAATTTCAGTAAACACATCAGACCTTACCATATCATCTAGTGGTCATTCTTCTGTACCATCAACCATCAGGCTTTTTGAGGAAGTCATATATTCTAGTACAAGAATGAAAAATGACATTTGCAACACAAATATGTTTGAAGGTCTGAAAAATAATAGTTTAATTGTCCATACAAGTACAGATGAAATTTACAGTCAACTTAACCATAGGAATCGATTCTCTGCTGACACAATATTTATTGAAGATGAAGAAGGGTGTTCAAGTAGAGAGTCAAACTTAGAAAATACTACAGAGACTTTGGACTTGGCTCCAGAAAATCATCCTTCACATCATTCTTCACCAATTTGTTTTGAGAAATATTACAGAGAATATATGATATATTCACTTCCACAATTAAAAGTTTTAGATAATTTTCCTGTCAAAAATGTCGAGAAGGAGAAAGCAAAAgcaatatttaagaaatactatgAGCATGTACCATACAACAGACAACCAAAAGAGAGTGTTGTCAGTATTTTGCAAAGGCGTGAAGTGGGGTCCAATGCTTTTTATCAGAAATATTCTCAAATAAAGCAGCCATATTGTCGAGAAAGTCATCATTCCTTCTCCAGGTCGCTTTCTGCTGCTAAAGTAAGTTCTGCTTTACAGCCCCATCTGCATCCAATTTCCAAGTTCAGAAGTGGGTCAAGGAAAGAAACTAGGAGTTTCTGTCCACGGCAATTTGAATATCATCCTAGTAACCCTGGTCTTATGGTCTTTGGTACAGTGGATGGGGAGCTTGTTGTTATGAATCATGAAAGTGAGAAACTTGTTGGCTATCTCCCTTCAGCTGGAGCACTTAATAGCATTTTAGGGCTTTGCTGGCTTAAGAACTGTCCATCCAAGGTATGGGACTACTGCAGAAAGCATTATCTGCTGCCTCTATTCAAGTTTTAgataaatgttttttttaaatccCTAATTGTGTGCATCTATTTTATCAGCATTAAAAATGTTGGCATTCTTGCATTATCCAAATTTGTTTCTGGAGTTCATATATCTTCCTGATTAtaacttttgtttttatttcttaTGGAAGCTCATTGCTGGCTCCGACAATGGTTCTTTGCAAATGTACGATGTTTGTCAAATGCGATCAACGGTTACTGACCAATATTGCAGCATGAATGCTTCTGTGCACACATTTGATGATTTTGAGCAGTTGACATCTGTTCATGTAAATTCAACTGATGAATATTTTGTTGCAAGTGGATTCTCAAAGAATGTAGCTTTGTATGACATAGGCAGTGGAAGGCGCctgcaaatttttcaagatcttCACGGGGAGCATATTAATGTTGTTAAGTTTGCACACCATTCCCCTACTCTCTTTGCTACTGCATCCTTTGatcatgatatcaagatgtggGACTTAAGGCAAGGACCCTCAAGGCCCTGTTTTTCAGCTTCTAGCTCAAAAGGAAATGTGATGGTGTGTTTTTCTCCTGATGATCACTATCTGCTTGCCTCGGCCATTGACAATGAGGTACTCTTCTAACTAACAGGGAGTCACAATATGCATTCAAACATTTTCTGATGTTATCTTAATGAGCATATGTTGCAGGTTAAGCAGCTATTAGCTGCAGATGGAAGGCTTCACATGTCATTCAGTATTTCTTCCACTGGAAGTTCTCAAAATTATACTCGATCATACTACATGAATGGAAGGGACTACATTATCTCTGGAAGCTGTGAAGAGGATGTTGTCCGAATTTGCTGTGCTCAAACTGGAAGGCGGCTAAGAGATGTTTCTCTGGAGGTGATTTAGATCTACAACTTTTTTGCAACTGCCATCTTTATAACAATTTCAATTCATTTAATGAATTTCAATGCAAAATTGGACATCCAAATGAAAATTAATGATACATGTGATTGAAAAATTAAATGgtcttaaaaaattattaactcAAATTAAAGCATATGCTGCCTGAGCATATGAATGATTCAAATTAAAGCAGAAAACTGTGAAACTATGCTTTAGTTGTCTTAAGTTGATAACTTGATATAATTCAACAATGTCCATATGGAATCTGAATATTTAGTTCAGGTGGCAAATTACTGTTGCTCTGATCATAATAACGTTAATTGTTCTACTAATGTATCCAAGTGGACCATTAAATGTAATAGTTATTATATTTATGTGGTGTGTTGCAATGCTAAACTTATATTTTCAGCTTTGCTACATAGTTAGTCTGAAAAGAATATGATTTGAACAGCAAACTTAATAATATGGATTGGTGGGTTAGACCTTGTGAAGCAGAGGGGACAATTGCTTGGTGAAATGGTAAAAGGGGTTGACAAGCGCAATGGCACGGATATGGGGTTTGTGCAAGAAACAAAGCTAAAGGTTAGGTCTGTCCCCAGTTCGCCTCTCCCAGGACCCTAGGTTGCAGGGACAATAACTGGATagtaactttttttttgttacctTGTGAAACAGCACAAAGATTATCTATATGTTTCTGGTAGCAGTGAAAATAAATTCACCTCTGACTTCTTATTGTTAGCGATTacaatttactgaaatataAAAACCTAATTCTCTATGTGAAAGAAAAGTGAGTCCATGAAACATTGATGTTATGTTTATTTACAGTCTATGTCCATTAATGGAATTGTGGCTTTTTTCCTTGCAGGGTAGAGGTTCAAGAAATTCTATGTTTGTGCAATCTTTGAGGGGTGACCCATTCCGGGTGAGAATTTTAATATGGTGCATGTCCTTGATCTTATGCTATTGGTTTTGCATATCTTGACTGCTTTAGTTTCTTCTATCGAGATCTCTGGTCTGTTTGTTGTCATATCTTTGGATTTTCTACCTTTTGAACATCTTGAACATCTAGAACCTGCTTATTTTAAGAACTGAGCAGCAAACCAATTGCGGATGAAGATTAGTGTCATCAAGTTGCAAGATCATATACATTATGTTGATTCAAACGGGGAAAGATTTATGGACATTCTTAAAATTTGCTGACTGCTGGAATTTGTTAAATCATCAGAGAATAACTTGATATCATTTTTATCACATTAACAAGAAATATGATTCATGTGCTCTTATCCAATTCTTGACTAAAATTTTGCATATTTCGCATTAGAAAGTAGAGATTATGTTGTTTTGCATCTGTACTATTTTGTGAGCAAATCGGCCTTTTCCTATCTTCTTGCATTAGAAACTATGATTGTATGTTATAGTTGCACTAGTTATTTTGGTGCATTGACTCATGCACTTTGTAAATTCTGCTTGTGAGTAGGTGGGTGCCTATGTGCTTGCATATTTATGCTGATTTGTTTTTTGTATGCGGATGGGTGAGCACGTGTATTGTTGTACAAAACTATAACAATCTTCTATGGCTTACACTCCAGAGGCGTTTTAAGGTTAGATTGTTGTGATACATTTTTGTCGTTTACTGATCGAGATCACTGGTATTCTCTTTGGTGTTCCCCATCACTCCTTGCCGAATCCTTTCTTCTGTTTTTATGTTGTCATCTTTGTCATCGTGGTTGCTCTCCTTATATGCTGCTCTGTTTTCTTTGTAATATAAAAAAGATTCTTTTTGAATTGCATAATTCTTCTTCATGCATTTGATGCTGAGCTGCTTCTAATTATCCACACCACTCTAGCTGGTTGCTGGATCATCCTATTAAAGTGAATGCTATCCATTTCGTGCTTATACTTTCAAAGACAGGTGCCCCAACAATTTGACTTGCAAACTGGGATAGGGCAAATATGATCATATTTATGGACAAGAATAGCTGCCAATAGGAACTTCATTTACAAATTGTGGGAGAGTATGCATGCTTTGTATCCTGGACAGACGTACTGCAGATGCATGTGCATTTTATGGATAACTAAGATCATACAGTTCTTGTAAATAGGAAACTTACAGCCACTGGCCTGCCTAAGCCCATTATCTTTTATTTAGTCTATTTATTTTACTTTTCCTAGGTTTTTATAGGATTAGGTCTTATTTTTGACTTAACCATCTTAGCCTATAAATATACAAGCTCTATGGTCTAGAGATTTGAGCAGTTTGTTCAGTGATATTGCCTGCGGGCTTTTGGAAGTTTCAATCCCTTTGAAGTGATCGAAAGTTCTTCATTCTTTTTGCTTGAAGTACTGTTGATAGGGACAGGGGTTCCGATCATTAAGTGCTGGTTATTGTACTTATCAATAATTAGTGCTTGGGATTTTTACACCAATGAACTTATATTTGTTTGTGGGCGCACACACATCTTACCTGCTGATACATTGTGCATGTTCTACCCACCCAAGTTATTGTGCGAGACCGCTTCACAGAATTACACTCTTCATTCTTTTTCCATTGAAGAAATGCAACCATCATGCATCTTATTTTTCATCTTTGTGAACTTAAACACGCCATCTTTGCTTCTAAACTTAAATTCTATCCAAATGCTTGCCTGAGGTGTTGTGTAGCTTTATTGTACTGCATCATCTTTACTGCTCTTTCTCGAAGTCCGTAAGGTTCTCTCACTGTAAGAAATAATACAACAAACAAAGTAAATAAAGGGGTTGATGAGTTGATCTTTCCCCATTAAGGTGATCGGTCTGTCATCACTTATTTCTCTCAAGTCAACCTTTTTCATGCCATATTCTCAGGCAAGTTGCAAATTCATATGGTCAGCTTTCCATGATAATTACTTCATTTGGTTATTTTCTCCCCTTGATTGGATGGAGGTACTTTtcacttttggaaaaaaaaagaagtccaCCAGTGAAATGCCTACAAAAATACATTGATTCATCAGCCACGAGGTGTTCTTAGTCTGATAAAACTTAGGCTTTAAAGAGTTGCTAATCAagctattgatatatggatattGTTGTTAAGGCAATCATTACCAACTAGCTGCATCTAATGGTTTAGGTTCTCCTCAAGCATTGTTTGCTCTGACAATCTGATCCAGGGTCCTATCTTATCACTCAGTTCCCCCCGTAGTTTCGAGTTTGGTTCTTTAGTTCCAAATCTGAGGTGTTGTCATTATCATCACTCAGTTCCTAGCACATGATCAGTCATTTTGATTAATTTCCCATCATTTCATCTTTTGTGACTCCTGTTACCATCATAATGTTTATTGTTCCTTCATGTAAACAGTACTTTTAGAATTATTTGTCCTTCCAATTTTTAAGAAGACCAGCACAAAATTTTCATTTCTGCCTACTGCATTGATCCATTTATTTGGACAAGAACCATTTATAGCTGTAGTGACGTGAAGACAAGAGTTTTGGAGAATTATAATGACCTAATGAATGCATTTATTGGATACAAAGGTACAATGAAGTTACGACGGCACATAGCCCCTGATGTTATTACACTTAAATGTGTTTACTGTGCATATAAATAATCAAAATGACTACCTATGACTATACAACTATATAGTCTGTAATTTAACTCCTAAAAGATGGTAGGTTATTGGCGAACTGGCACTGGTGTGTGGTAGTCTGGGCCTTCATGGAGAAGTTTGCAAGCCGCTAGATATGCAGGAGCAAGAGTGTTTTGATGAGTATTGTGTTGGTCATCAAACACAAATTTCTTCGCATGAAAACAAAGGGTTGCTATCTAGTTTCAATGCAGTTTTGATGATATTTAGATGACGTGATTCTCGACAACATGCTTAGGTCAGATAAGCCGGCAAACTCGAGCAACCCTGCTGAAATGTCTGTGATACTCTGCAGTAGGCTGGTAGTGTGTGAGAGAGTATCCTACTTATTGCTCTTTGAAGGGGTATGGAGCCCCAACGAAAGCACTTAAGCCAGTAATAGAATCTCTAACCTAACCTGAGCTCCCACCAGAATGAGGTGTGAAAAAACCAAAATGTTGCATAATATATAGGACATCAGCATATCGAGTGGAATGAGCAGCACTAACCAATTTTCTTATCAAATGAACCATTTGCAGAAGCCTTTGTGCAAGATTGTGAAGTGCACAAGACCATCCTCCTAAACACAGTACCAATTAGGACCACTGAAGGGACTCTTCTGTCTTGGAAGAAGCTTCATATGAGGTTCTACAGATGCATGACTAGCGTCCAGATTGAAGCTATGACACGCATCCTCAAGTAGAGATGATAATAAGCATATAAATTCAACAATATTAACAAGTCATGATTTGTATTTCAAAGAGATGATGATAGTCTATTTATTGGGCAAAGTTCTGTACTCAAGTCCCAACTTATCACTGTTAGGGGGACTCCTGAAGACTGAAATGGTGTAGGGCTTGTTAGCAGTGCTTGAGTGACAGAGTTTCCATAATCTGACTGCGCAGCCTTGAGGCATTTTGCTCACTTGGGCATGTACTTGCCTCCTTGCAACTTCATCAAATACTAAGATAGCAAACTAAACTGCATGCGGTGTCACCTTACTACAGTGAAAGAACTTTTCCCCCCCTTTTCTTGTTGTTGCTGGCCCTAATGCATGTTCCATAGATTCATGTTATACCATATAAACTTATGCCGTTCGATGCAGGCTTTTCATATGAGCATCCTGGCAGCGTATTGGCACCCATTTGCTAAGTCTGAGATTGTTAAGGTAGCTTTCTTTATTCATGTATCCTGGTGTCCGAAGTTTTACTGTTGCATCTGTTTTATGAGCTTGTTTATATAATTACCTATATTTGGGAATTCTTCTTCAGGTGAATTTATTGCAGTCCGATGAAGGTACTGAAGAGAACTCCCGTGCTTGTGGCAGGCAGGCTTCATCCAGTATGGGAGGTTAATAACCATGGCCCTTGTTTTATAAAAATGACAGATCTATGCCTTTATGGCATGCCTATGAATTCTAACTAGCTGGTATTCCCTAAATATGGATATTCAATTGgaattttcttcattttatttatttatttttcttttttttgaggggTGGGGAGAGTGAGGCTTGCTGTTCAGTGCTTTATAGTAGTTATATGTTGCTTTATGAATAGCAGTCTCTCTGGACTGGGACAATCAACTCATGATGTCGCGGATGAGGCTGTTCAAATATCATTACTAGCAGTGGATAATTTTCTATGTTCTAAAATGAACCATGGATGATTTTTGTATTCGAATTTATGAAGTAAAATACCTTTTTTCGAACCCCTTCTACTATGAAATATAGTTGATTTTTATATTCAGATTTATGAAGTACAATACCTGATATCAAACCTCTTCTGTTGTTCATCCTGTCtaagattcttcttctttttttaaaatttttggtcGGTAGAGGAATCTTGGAAAGCTGCTATGTTGCAGAACCACATTAAGGTTTCCTGTCGATCTACCGGTCCTGCTGGATTCAACCTAAGTTACTATATCTTACCGAAGGCTGTCGAGACTAGGACTTTATCACCACTAGCTTTGTATCTACCTTGATTCATACTTGACCTGACCCATCATCATATCTGGAGTATGAGATGCATACATGTACTTCTGGATGCATGATACACCAAGGTGCAGCATATCCTCAGCACTGAAATGCAGTGCATGTAAACTGTGCATTGCAAGAGGCAAAGTCCTACCATGCATTGCACGAACCCTGTGGCTTGCAAATACTGGTCAGGATAAACACAGGACTGCATGGAAGTCTTGACCTGCAGAAGGAATGAAGCTCTCTCTAAACAGTCGCAGTTCCTCCGTCTCCAGCCTCTCCTGTAGACCAAGACTGGCTACCTGGATCCTAGACTCCCAGCTTTAAAATAGAGATTTATTCAGGCTAACATAGAGATTCGGATTTTAAAATATCATTTTATTTGGATGAAGAACGAAAATATCAAATAATGAAGCTCATAACAAGATAATGCTCAAACAATAGCTGTTTCTAAATAATCAATCACCCGTTCAATATTGCTTTTGATTTCTCCTTTTGTTCTCAAAAAATTGTTGGAaccatgcttatttttattttactatcCGTGATACATCTTCCTTCTTCGATCATCTTTCCTTATTTTAGTGATGTTGCTTGAACCAAGTTTTCTATGAGCAAAAATTTTTTTGAGTACTTTTTTTCTGTTTCCTTTTcaacacatgcatgcatactaCCGCATATCCAATTTCTGTAGTTCTATGAGCATTCATTTTTTTATCTCTGAAAGATTCCTCtcaaggagggagggggagagagagagagagagagagagagagagagagatgtaacTACTTTTTTTCCGTTGTGTGCCAAGAGATACAACAAGGTGAAAACCAAGAAAAAGGTGCAGAACAATCAGGTCGCATGGCCATTGGATTGAAGCGAATCTTAGAGTTCTCCTCCACTGTTACAACTATTGCTTTTGGGGTGCTAATGACATTTATTTTTGGATATTGCCGGCATGCAATCGGAGATGCTCATAGCCTCAAACTCATCATTAGTTCTTTCGTCACATTCTCGACTTTTTTATTTGGACTAATCCTGATGTTGCTCACCTTGAATTTTCTCATTCTCAATCATCCCAATACTAGAAGAAAACAGGGAATGGTTGGATCTCTGGTTACACTAAAAATGTTTCCAATCTAGCCCCGTAAACCCCATATTAATGTTGGTTTCTTTGTCATCTTCTCCACCTCTTTTTGTCTAGCATTTTCTCGATATTGTCtgaagatattatttaagttttttggttttttataagta is from Phoenix dactylifera cultivar Barhee BC4 chromosome 6, palm_55x_up_171113_PBpolish2nd_filt_p, whole genome shotgun sequence and encodes:
- the LOC103705263 gene encoding uncharacterized protein LOC103705263 isoform X1 — its product is MQEKRLTRCFPLCFLSQELRNSRRHSSLFAIHLPLRPPHFFTPTSLLRGEERWEIGHGLRCLPVGSQVKHQKSRAEECCLKIIIDQLKSSDFPPLIDVLSMSNLSEIDAVDVWQKSSYILLDGEYVLSLLRAVNQKLRMIDLVDSSSWKDVLHDIYQKGITCQILNLRFSPIQKLSMTGKFMQLHTLKLDFSVHLTSFHASCFSCMPKLMRLSMCDTRVTNLWMTSAALSKLHSLVELRFQSCLCCYDTGPCSGKRVTSYAYEKIGSSSHHCYSYPESLSVTNENFRLQNMQESSIDRSPSTLYSDDDSFTNHELHQSTSEESSAESDLDISSDTQSIDNWTDISQDSDHELDGRTNSEISVNTSDLTISSSGHSSVPSTIRLFEEVIYSSTRMKNDICNTNMFEGLKNNSLIVHTSTDEIYSQLNHRNRFSADTIFIEDEEGCSSRESNLENTTETLDLAPENHPSHHSSPICFEKYYREYMIYSLPQLKVLDNFPVKNVEKEKAKAIFKKYYEHVPYNRQPKESVVSILQRREVGSNAFYQKYSQIKQPYCRESHHSFSRSLSAAKVSSALQPHLHPISKFRSGSRKETRSFCPRQFEYHPSNPGLMVFGTVDGELVVMNHESEKLVGYLPSAGALNSILGLCWLKNCPSKLIAGSDNGSLQMYDVCQMRSTVTDQYCSMNASVHTFDDFEQLTSVHVNSTDEYFVASGFSKNVALYDIGSGRRLQIFQDLHGEHINVVKFAHHSPTLFATASFDHDIKMWDLRQGPSRPCFSASSSKGNVMVCFSPDDHYLLASAIDNEVKQLLAADGRLHMSFSISSTGSSQNYTRSYYMNGRDYIISGSCEEDVVRICCAQTGRRLRDVSLEGRGSRNSMFVQSLRGDPFRAFHMSILAAYWHPFAKSEIVKVNLLQSDEGTEENSRACGRQASSSMGG
- the LOC103705263 gene encoding uncharacterized protein LOC103705263 isoform X2; amino-acid sequence: MASDVSQLAARYLNACRKREVLPNSSILSSFLKVKHQKSRAEECCLKIIIDQLKSSDFPPLIDVLSMSNLSEIDAVDVWQKSSYILLDGEYVLSLLRAVNQKLRMIDLVDSSSWKDVLHDIYQKGITCQILNLRFSPIQKLSMTGKFMQLHTLKLDFSVHLTSFHASCFSCMPKLMRLSMCDTRVTNLWMTSAALSKLHSLVELRFQSCLCCYDTGPCSGKRVTSYAYEKIGSSSHHCYSYPESLSVTNENFRLQNMQESSIDRSPSTLYSDDDSFTNHELHQSTSEESSAESDLDISSDTQSIDNWTDISQDSDHELDGRTNSEISVNTSDLTISSSGHSSVPSTIRLFEEVIYSSTRMKNDICNTNMFEGLKNNSLIVHTSTDEIYSQLNHRNRFSADTIFIEDEEGCSSRESNLENTTETLDLAPENHPSHHSSPICFEKYYREYMIYSLPQLKVLDNFPVKNVEKEKAKAIFKKYYEHVPYNRQPKESVVSILQRREVGSNAFYQKYSQIKQPYCRESHHSFSRSLSAAKVSSALQPHLHPISKFRSGSRKETRSFCPRQFEYHPSNPGLMVFGTVDGELVVMNHESEKLVGYLPSAGALNSILGLCWLKNCPSKLIAGSDNGSLQMYDVCQMRSTVTDQYCSMNASVHTFDDFEQLTSVHVNSTDEYFVASGFSKNVALYDIGSGRRLQIFQDLHGEHINVVKFAHHSPTLFATASFDHDIKMWDLRQGPSRPCFSASSSKGNVMVCFSPDDHYLLASAIDNEVKQLLAADGRLHMSFSISSTGSSQNYTRSYYMNGRDYIISGSCEEDVVRICCAQTGRRLRDVSLEGRGSRNSMFVQSLRGDPFRAFHMSILAAYWHPFAKSEIVKVNLLQSDEGTEENSRACGRQASSSMGG